A DNA window from Hydractinia symbiolongicarpus strain clone_291-10 chromosome 6, HSymV2.1, whole genome shotgun sequence contains the following coding sequences:
- the LOC130647282 gene encoding galactose-3-O-sulfotransferase 2-like, whose translation MEACGTKMAKLFISVFRWKCARLFCLALTLALIVLGVNFTDWYGEKNIYVKERENVDISIRTKVSQYSSFEHMKTEDERKYFQQFTSENRWHKKLIAKNQNVNAHEKIGLPREHTLTSEVENTYETTLTDPEERNFKTTPFKPDITLKSSKYDHMVSSTASQNSNKNKGIREDRTSKVLQHIVEKGKNIMTQMTKEGSPMTRVEDLITEQSNIKFLPDDLVDKILNNRRIEQKKCKPIKNVIFLKTHKTGSSTIINIMQRISHRKNLSIALPGVNHFLGWPKPFLENYIFEHETNKTYNIICNHARFNKQRMLKVMSSKNTKIVTIIRDPLYQFESSAVYLNFNSLLKLNRSKNVLDAFFAQPEEAIYNRTLHRNSHNVFLLKNPIAFDLGFRTWIQTEEHVQHVLNSVKKDFNLVMISDYMEESLILLKNELCWDMKDVLYFTMNKRPDNRRQKIQNIAEKRMKLKRYNKLDYSIFEYYNKTFWEQVKAGGETFQNDVKILKAINKMLADTCLHQGRHFDKSQWWFPILGYKLKVEAKKSPYFQLCEDMTRSEIDFTNMLKLKSTKRHWTIPTRVIKTRMRKYKTK comes from the exons aTGGAAGCATGTggaacaaaaatggctaaattatTCATATCCGTGTTTCGGTGGAAATGTGCTCGATTATTTTGTCTCGCGTTAACTCTGGCTCTTATTGTTCTTGGTGTAAATTTTACAGACTGGTAtggcgaaaaaaatatttatgttaaAGAGCGCGAAAATGTTGATATATCTATACGTACTAAAGT ctctCAATATTCGAGTTTCGAACATATGAAAACAGAAGACGAACGCAAATATTTTCAACAATTTACTTCGGAAAATCGATGGCACAAAAAATTAATTGCAAAAAATCAGAATGTGAACGCACATGAGAAAATTGGTTTACCAAGAGAACACACGCTAACGAGCGAAGTTGAGAATACATACGAGACAACATTAACTGATCCTGAAGAGAGGAACTTCAAAACTACTCCATTCAAACCAGACATCACTTTAAAGAGTAGCAAATATGATCACATGGTATCTTCTACTGCGtcacaaaattcaaataaaaacaagggAATTAGAGAGGATCGGACTTCAAAAGTGCTTCAACACATCGTTGAAAAAGGCAAAAATATAATGACACAAATGACGAAAGAAGGATCGCCGATGACAAGAGTCGAAGATTTAATCACTGAACAGTCTAATATAAAATTTCTTCCTGACGATCTCGTTGACAAAATACTGAACAACAGAAGAATTGAACAAAAGAAATGTAAACCGatcaaaaatgtgatttttctaaaaactcACAAAACAGGTTCGAGTACCATAATAAACATCATGCAACGAATTTCACATCGCAAAAATTTAAGCATTGCACTGCCAGGGGTAAATCATTTCTTAGGATGGCCCAAACCTTTCCTTGAGAACTACATATTCGAACACGAAACAAACAAAACCTATAACATCATATGCAATCATGCTAGATTTAATAAGCAGCGAATGCTAAAAGTCATGAgtagcaaaaacacaaaaattgtcACCATTATACGGGATCCATTGTATCAGTTTGAATCGTCTGCCGTATATTTGAATTTTAACAGTTTGCTTAAACtgaatcgttcgaaaaatgttCTTGATGCGTTCTTTGCACAACCAGAAGAGGCTATATACAATCGAACCTTGCACAGAAATTCGCACAACGTGTTTCTACTAAAGAACCCGATCGCATTTGATTTAGGCTTTCGCACTTGGATCCAAACTGAGGAGCATGTTCAGCATGTTTTAAATTCagtgaaaaaagattttaatttaGTGATGATATCGGATTACATGGAAGAATCGTTAATTTTACTGAAGAATGAATTATGTTGGGATATGAAGGACGTACTGTACTTCACAATGAATAAACGACCAGATAATCGCCGCCAGAAAATTCAGAATATTGCAGAGAAGAGGATGAAATTAAAAAGATATAACAAATTGGATTACAGCATTTTTGAGTATTACAACAAAACATTTTGGGAGCAGGTTAAAGCAGGCGGAGAAACATTTCAAAACGACGTCAAAATTCTCAAAGCAATAAATAAAATGCTGGCTGACACTTGTTTACATCAAGGACGTCATTTTGATAAATCTCAGTGGTGGTTTCCCATACTAGGAtataaattaaaagttgaagcAAAAAAATCACCGTACTTTCAGTTATGCGAAGATATGACCAGGTCTGAAATAGATTTTACAAATATGCTTAAGTTGAAATCGACTAAACGTCACTGGACTATACCAACACGTGTCATAAAAACCCGCATGcgcaaatataaaacaaagtaa
- the LOC130647283 gene encoding uncharacterized protein LOC130647283 has protein sequence MRVRNEKSRKLAIKEFASLGIHFKCLHLSEFTMASSFFSQTRVKTYKYACVFFDEDKCIGSVKTKDIVNREEKLLSVDDNVFVRWGSGKNVQNHKATILFLNNEWSNCTQFERDWLNNEKTFIIEEVGEKKKEEKIKNIKNNKKRTTGETLVKPQKKFVKKDSAAVDKRQPSLVEINYKVPQLNYQVDFSDVLREPRKAQNGKVENTAEEPPKDKVENTAEETPKTQNDEVENTFSFLKLLVSPGKPLPSFSPPTSTLSTSILPDLPFSPPSPARPLQSTPAVRTTLFPNYPEQTKQCTCDCAAMRQIIERLEKRLAALEGNAIALSANFIDDSDEALPSVQGLSPLKAMQRTNIDDDDFQINERLNRKKYKVDTAPTIEIPTEFWPIANEVRQGATSFKNFSYLLLAKLFDHKELVGRNCRGVKKPAIDGYKQDIVKAFCWKFYPTNMAAPGAWRDCQRAIDEFIRRSNRTKKNYKSCMLQS, from the exons ATGAGAGTAAGAAATGAAAAAAGCCGAAAACTAGCTATAAAAGAGTTTGCTTCTTTAGGAATTCATTTTAAGTGTCTTCATTTATCTGAGTTCACTATGGCATCATCATTTTTCAGTCAAACAAGAGTTAAAACATACAAATATGCATGCGTCTTCTTCGATGAAGATAAATGTATTGGTTCTGTCAAAACTAAAGATATTGTAAATAGGGAAGAAAAGTTACTGAGCGTTGACGACAATGTATTTGTGCGATGGGGTAGCGGAAAGAATGTACAAAATCACAAAGCtacaattttatttctaaaca atgAATGGTCAAATTGCACACAGTTTGAAAGAGATTGGTTGAACAACGAGAAAACATTTATCATCGAAGAGGTcggagaaaaaaaaaaagaagaaaaaataaaaaacattaaaaacaataaaaaacggacaacagGCGAAACATTAGTAAAACCTCAGAAGAAGTTCGTCAAAAAGGAT AGTGCAGCTGTTGATAAAAGACAACCTTCATTAGTAGAAATAAATTACAAAGTCCCACAACTAAATTACCAAGTTGATTTTAGTGATGTTTTACGAGAACCGCGGAAGGCACAAAATGGTAAAGTAGAAAACACCGCCGAAGAACCGCCAAAGGATAAAGTGGAAAACACCGCCGAAGAAACGCCGAAGACGCAAAACGATGAAGTTGAAAACACATTCTCCTTTCTAAAGTTATTGGTTTCACCTGGAAAACCACTGCCATCATTTTCGCCACCTACTTCGACACTATCCACTTCTATTCTTCCCGACCTACCTTTTTCTCCGCCTTCACCAGCCAGACCTCTGCAATCAACACCTGCCGTTAGAACAACACTTTTTCCGAATTATCCCGAGCAAACAAAGCAGTGCACGTGCGATTGTGCTGCTATGCGACAAATCATTGAAAGACTAGAAAAGCGACTAGCTGCGTTGGAAGGGAATGCAATTGCCTTATCCGCAAACTTTATCGACGACAGTGACGAAGCATTACCTTCAGTCCAGGGGTTGTCTCCACTAAAGGCGATGCAGAGGACGAATATTGATGATGACGATTTTCAAATAAATGAAagattaaatagaaaaaaatacaaggtGGACACAGCTCCTACTATAGAAATTCCGACCGAATTCTGGCCGATAGCCAATGAAGTGAGACAAGGGGCGACatctttcaaaaactttagCTATCTGTTGCTGGCTAAATTATTTGACCACAAGGAGCTTGTAGGAAGAAATTGTCGAGGAGTTAAAAAACCTGCGATTGATGGCTACAAACAAGATATTGTTAAAGCTTTTTGTTGGAAGTTTTATCCAACCAACATGGCTGCACCGGGTGCATGGAGGGACTGTCAACGTGCAATTGATGAATTTATACGACGTAGCAAcagaacaaagaaaaattataaatcatgCATGTTGcagtcataa
- the LOC130647284 gene encoding uncharacterized protein LOC130647284 isoform X2: MENDNWNPNAPVVCPYNARHVISVKRFQHHLIKCRKNYLHKDFVTCPYNAQHMFLREELKSHLAQCPDRVVLDADVIQEIEENIAKRLDRQEAYLRQHTDVNNKNSGDFDTESISSEISRSSSLYVEPVRRSEQRKNVSLVLLCKDNTKQREMIGRGVLMTPKPISAKTSCDTDVPYGYINPFTGVGRGLMRKDNQNVPHGIGRGVLKQNAMKFKAN, encoded by the exons ATGGAGAATGACAACTGGAATCCAAATGCTCCAGTTGTTTGTCCGTATAATGCAAGACATGTCATATCTGTCAAAAGGTTCCAGCACCATTTAATAAAATGTAGAAAG aattatttgCACAAAGATTTTGTCACATGTCCATATAACGCACAGCACATGTTCTTACGCGAAGAATTAAAATCACACCTTGCTCAATGTCCAGATAGG GTTGTTCTTGACGCAGATGTTATACAAG AAATCGAAGAAAACATAGCCAAGAGGTTAGATCGCCAGGAAGCGTATTTAAG GCAACATACAGacgtaaataataaaaacagtgGAGATTTTGATACAGAGAGTATATCTTCTGAAATTTCACGATCGTCAAGTCTGTATGTTGAACCAGTGAGAAGATCAGAACAACGCAAAAATGTTTCACTCGTGCTGTTGTGTAAAGACAACACGAAACAACGCGAAATGATTGGAAGAGGAGTTCTAATGACACCGAAACCTATCTCAGCTAAAACTTCTTGTGATACTGATGTTCCGTATGGTTATATTAATCCCTTCACTGGCGTCGGAAGAGGGTTGATGAGGAAAGACAATCAGAATGTACCACACGGAATTGGAAGAGGAGTTTTAAAACAGAATGCAATGAAGTTTAAAGCtaattga
- the LOC130647284 gene encoding uncharacterized protein LOC130647284 isoform X1, translating into MENDNWNPNAPVVCPYNARHVISVKRFQHHLIKCRKNYLHKDFVTCPYNAQHMFLREELKSHLAQCPDRVVLDADVIQAEDPETGESRRLKGNTSLPNTRFRVPDSLEDWDNEIEENIAKRLDRQEAYLRQHTDVNNKNSGDFDTESISSEISRSSSLYVEPVRRSEQRKNVSLVLLCKDNTKQREMIGRGVLMTPKPISAKTSCDTDVPYGYINPFTGVGRGLMRKDNQNVPHGIGRGVLKQNAMKFKAN; encoded by the exons ATGGAGAATGACAACTGGAATCCAAATGCTCCAGTTGTTTGTCCGTATAATGCAAGACATGTCATATCTGTCAAAAGGTTCCAGCACCATTTAATAAAATGTAGAAAG aattatttgCACAAAGATTTTGTCACATGTCCATATAACGCACAGCACATGTTCTTACGCGAAGAATTAAAATCACACCTTGCTCAATGTCCAGATAGG GTTGTTCTTGACGCAGATGTTATACAAG CGGAGGATCCAGAAACGGGGGAGTCAAGACGTTTAAAAGGGAACACGTCTTTACCAAACACTCGTTTCAGAGTACCAGACTCTCTCGAGGATTGGGACAACG AAATCGAAGAAAACATAGCCAAGAGGTTAGATCGCCAGGAAGCGTATTTAAG GCAACATACAGacgtaaataataaaaacagtgGAGATTTTGATACAGAGAGTATATCTTCTGAAATTTCACGATCGTCAAGTCTGTATGTTGAACCAGTGAGAAGATCAGAACAACGCAAAAATGTTTCACTCGTGCTGTTGTGTAAAGACAACACGAAACAACGCGAAATGATTGGAAGAGGAGTTCTAATGACACCGAAACCTATCTCAGCTAAAACTTCTTGTGATACTGATGTTCCGTATGGTTATATTAATCCCTTCACTGGCGTCGGAAGAGGGTTGATGAGGAAAGACAATCAGAATGTACCACACGGAATTGGAAGAGGAGTTTTAAAACAGAATGCAATGAAGTTTAAAGCtaattga